The region tcaaatattttttgtactattctcaactagatttgtatttatcaataaattttaattttcatagtaTAATACTtcagtgttcaaaaattatgaccattatttgacataactataaacatataagtGTTTCAAGTTtgttccatgtctggaagttagctatctcaaagaccaaaaaatgctggatccgcccccgcataatcataataaaataaggtaaatcaaaaaaatgtgaaaCCATCTTGAGCATACATTTGTAAGCCTAATAACAGAATAGGTTATTTATTACacaaatataaattgtttgaacttaatgcaataaaaactgAATCTAAACTTAACAGGAAAATATTTCTTAGTGACATTTTGtgattaatatgttttaaagaattcaaaactattagttttaataaaaacaatagtcaaaacatttcaaaaatgatttatttatgtACTGTTGTCCAGtttattactaaatttaaagaTCAGCATGTTATGAACTTGGTAAAAACTTAcattgtaaaaaacttaataacaaatcgaatctaaattttactgacattgtgaaaaaaatatcataatgttaagatattataaatatgacgtacataaataatattatactagTAAACTCTATCTTTTTCAAAGTCTTCAATCTTTCTAGTTTTCTTAAGTGGaacattgattttaaactttctgaatttgtatttgttatgtGGTGCATGGGGACTTTCCAATGGAGGAATATTATGTTCtttaatgatgtttttataGCTTTCGATATCAGCAGCCATTAGTTTTTTTAGGCGCTTTTTACGCTGATCTATTgcccaaataaaaaaaacttttccagcTCTATCACGTggatttgcttttaatttttcagtcATCATACGAATGTGATATGTATTGTTAACAATACTTTGTTCTAATTTAGTGGCatactttttattgttgtaaGATCTAACACAATTTCGTATAGCAGACTCACTAGCATACTCTAAACTAAACAATTTCTGTACTACCTCTGAAGCAGAATCCAACTCCGGAATTTCATTAAAACCGTCTCTATACTTTGGAAGGTCTATGTTCTGAAACCAAGTTGATGCAAAGcatgtttttgaaacttttatagcaGCCTGGTACAAAATCTGCTTTTGATAGTTAATAGTAGAACGAAAGCAGGAAGCCAACATTTTTACtacaaatttgatttaaaaaaagttgatttgtGTGATTTATACcccattaaaatttgttattcaaaTTCAATTgagtgtgcatatatatatatatatatatatatatatatatatatatatatatatatatatatatatatatatttatgtatgtatgtatttaaaatatttatataattatattaatgtatttatataagtttatttaaaaaatatgtatgtatgtaaattagtaaaatatacttatcaaattttttcttcttctgcCTGTTTCTCCTTCAACAGGATCATCAGGACACTTCTTGAAGGAAAAATTGGCAGTATAAGAAAAAGTTAgatgtttttttactaatttattacaatCTTTTTAGTAAAACACAATAACCTATTtaacacacacagacacacatatgtgtgtgtgtgcgtatatatatatatatatatatatatatatatatatatatatatatatatatatatatatatatatatatatatatatatattgtattggTGTGATTTTattagaagaaataaaataaaaagcattagCTTAGACCTGTGAAGTCTATAAAAGCGGAGATTAAATGtactattaaagatttaaaatgatATCAGGAAACTTATATCATACCGACCAGAgatttttaactcaaaaataa is a window of Hydra vulgaris chromosome 15, alternate assembly HydraT2T_AEP DNA encoding:
- the LOC136091721 gene encoding small ribosomal subunit protein uS15m-like, which codes for MLASCFRSTINYQKQILYQAAIKVSKTCFASTWFQNIDLPKYRDGFNEIPELDSASEVVQKLFSLEYASESAIRNCVRSYNNKKYATKLEQSIVNNTYHIRMMTEKLKANPRDRAGKVFFIWAIDQRKKRLKKLMAADIESYKNIIKEHNIPPLESPHAPHNKYKFRKFKINVPLKKTRKIEDFEKDRVY